GCGCGTTGGTCAAATGGCAAGGGGTGAGGGTGATTGAACGTCTGTTTCCTCCGGTGGTTATTGGCCCGGTTATTATTCTGATCGGTTTGTCACTCGCGGGGACAGGAGTAAATATGGCGAAGGAGAACTGGGTGCTGGCCTTGTTGTCGCTGGTTACGGCAGTCGTTGTCTCGATGAAAGCGAAAGGACTTTTGAAGTTGATTCCTATCTTTTGCGGTATCATTGTCGGTTATCTGGCGGCATGGCTTTTCTATGATCTGGATTTGTCCGGTGTGAGGGATGCGGCATGGATCGGGCTGCCGCAGTTCGTGTTTCCCAAGTTCTCATGGGAGCCGATACTGTTTATGATTCCGGTAGCTATTGCTCCGGTGATAGAGCATATCGGAGATGTATACGTAGTCAATACAGTTACAGGAAAAGACTTCGTGAAAGATCCCGGTCTGCATCGTACGTTGTTGGGCGATGGGCTGGCTTGCTGCTTTGCCGGATTGGTCGGCGGTCCTCCGGTGACAACTTATTCGGAGGTGACGGGTGCGATGTCATTAACGAAAATCACCAATCCGCAAGTCATCCGGATTGCTGCCATATCCGCTATCTTATTCTCCGTTGTCGGTAAAATCAGTGCGTTGCTGAAATCCATTCCGAGTGCGGTATTGGGGGGAATTATGCTTTTGCTGTTCGGAACCATCGCTTGTGCCGGAATAGGTAATCTGGTGAATAACTGTATTGATCTGAGCCGTACAAGAAACATCATCATTGTCTCTCTGACATTGACTGTCGGCATTGGCGGAGCTGTTCTCACGTGGGGAGACTTTTCATTATCCGGCATCGGACTGGCCGCTTTGGTCGGAGTACTTCTTAATTTGATATTACCGAAGGACGATTGACTCTGTTCTTGAAATAGTCAGGACTGTGTCAAGGTTAATAGTAACTAAACTAGGACCGACTTTTAATCAGCCCCAGTTTAGTTACTATTGACACTCCTCCTTTTTATATTTAATAGTTAAGGCTTAGCATGTATATACGTCTTGTGTTTATGACAAGAACTTCATAATATCTTCGTCTGCGGTACTGATGCCACCGATTCCGAATTGTTCGATCAATACGTTTTTTACGTTTGGTGAAAGGAAGGCCGGAAGAGTAGGTCCCAGATGAATATTCTTCACTCCCAGTGCCAGCAATGCCAGCAATACGATCACCGCTTTCTGTTCGTACCATGCGATGTTATATACGATAGGAAGTTTGTTGACGTCGTCCAATCCGAATACTTCTTTCAGTTTCAGTGCGATGACAGCCAGTGAGTAACTGTCGTTACATTGCCCTGCATCCAATACGCGGGGAATGCCGTTAATGTCACCTAAAGCCAGTTTGTTGTATCTGTATTTAGCACAACCGGCAGTCAGGATGACTGTATCTTTCGGAAGTTTCTCGGCAAATTCGGTATAATATTCACGACTTTTCATACGTCCGTCACATCCTGCCATAACGAAGAACTTACGGATCGCTCCGCTTTTCACGGCTTCTACTACCTTATCCGCCAAAGCCACTACCTGTGCATGGGCAAAACCTCCGATCAACGTTCCGCTTTCGATGGCCGTCGGCGGTTGACATTGCTTGGCATGTGCAATCAGTGCGGAGAAATCTTTCGGTTTTCCGTCTTTGCGTTCGGGGATGTAGTGTGCTCCCTCCAGTCCGCAGGCTCCGGTGATGTAGATACGGTCTTTGTAAGAAGCGTTGGCACGCGGAGGAACGATGCAGTTACTGGTAAACAGGATCGGTCCGTTGAAACTTTCAAACTCTTCTTTCTGTTTCCACCAGGCATTTCCGTAGTTTCCTGCCAGATGCTTGTATTTTTTCAGTTGGGGGTAATAATGTGCGGGGAGCATTTCACTGTGAGTGTAAATGTCTATACCTGTTCCTTCGGTCTGTTCCAGCAATTCTTCGAGGTCTTTCAGATCATGGCCGCTGATAAGGATACCGGGATTATTGCGGACACCTAGATTCACTTCCGATATTTCCGGATTTCCGTAGCTGTTTGTATTGGCGGCATCCAGTTGTGCCATGGCGGAAACTCCGTGCTTGCCTGTTGCCAAAGTAAGCTGAACCAATTCTTCCATCGTAATATCATTGCGGGTGAGCTCGGCCAGTGCACTTTGCATAAAGGCGAAGATTTCCGGCGACTGGTATCCAAGGTTATGCGCATGCTCAACGTAAGCCGCCATACCTTTCAGTCCGTAGTGTACCAGTTCTTTCAGCGAACGGATATCTTCGTCGGGTGTGCGAAGTACTCCTACTGTCCTGGCTTTCTCTTCAAACTCATCTTCATTCCCATCCCAAAGACATTCGTCGGGAGCATTTGCAATGGTTACTTTGCTGGCGAGTTCGTTTTTCAGTTGTAGTCCTTCTTTTATTTTTCTGATGATGGCCGCTTTGTCAAAATTGGCGTTAGTGATGGTGATGAACAGGGCATCGTAGATAAATTTGTCTGCTTCTTCAGAAGGATGTCCTTCCCGGCGCAGATGTTCGTTGTACACGGCGATTCCTCGTACTACAAAGAGCAGCAGGTCTTGCAGGTTAGCCACTTCGGATGTTTTTCCGCATACTCCTTTTAAGGTACAGCCTGTACCCATTGCGGTCTCTTGACATTGATAACAGAACATACTCATAACTTTTACGTTTTAATTAGTCTTATTGATTATGAACGCAAAAGTAGGGGGAAAGTTTGAGGTAAGTTTGTAACCAATGTTACATTGGGCGAAAAAAAATCGGATGCTATGAGCTAAATTAAATTAGCTATAATCATATTCCGATTAGCTATAATGAAAAAAAGATTAGCTATAATGAAACCGGAGTGAACTCTTGGTCATTGAATCAGCCGGATCAGCCATTCTTTCTGTAAGATAGTAATCTGTTTCCGGTCGGCTATAATCATACCGTCTTCCTGCATGTGCGACAGTTCACGTGCCAGAGAAGGACGGGAGACACCGAAGTAATCGCTCAGTTCCTGTTGCGAGCGGTCGAGGGTGATCTGTAGCTGTTGCTGCTGTTTGTATAACCGTAGCAGATAAGATGCTATCTTTTGCCGGATAGTCTTGAAGGACATAAAGAAAAGCTTATCCGATAGGGTACGGGCATAATTGGCGGATAGATTCATATAATTCTCCAGAAACTGCTCGTTCCTACGAAAAAGCTCCAGTACGCTGGCTTTGGGGATTTCGATTACTTCCGTCGGTTCGTTGGCGGTCACTTCTACCGGAAAGCGATTCTCTTCTCCGAAAAGGAAAAGAGGGGCAAGGGCCCTTGGTGCGGCAATGTCTTCTACTTTGATGAGTCTTCCGGAATAGTCAATCATTTCACCACGGACACTTCCTTTGGTCAGTATCACGAGACGGTTGCACACATCTCCCTGTCGTGCCAGTATTTCTCCTTTTCTATAAGAACGGGTGTGGAAACTGATCTCTTCCAGATTGGCGGATAACTTCTCCGGAGTAATCCCCCGGAATAATGGGTTATTGGTGAGTGCAGGTGTCATAGGCTGGTCTGTTATTTGAATTTTAATATGAATTTCGTTTCCTTGTTGTCCGGTAACAGCGTGAGGCTTCCACCCGAAAGCCGCATGATCTGACGCGAAATACTTAGTCCGATTCCGCTGCCTCCTTCTTTGGTAGTGAAGAAAGGGATAAAAATGTGCTCCACTATTTCCGGTGGAATGACGGGACCGTTATTCTTAATCTCAATCAGCACTTCTTCCGTTTCGTTGCAATAAACCTGAATGTCGATTTGTCCGTCCGGCTGATCACCGATTGCCTGAATCGCATTTTTCAGAAGATTTATGACTACTTGCGAAATCAGATTTTCATCTGCATGCAGGATCAGGTCGGCAGGATCGATCTTTGTATGGAACGTGATGTGGTCACAAGGATTCTGATGGCGGGCAAGTTCCACCATTCGTTCGATGAATGCTTTCAAGTAAAACAATGAAGGTTCCGGAGTCGGTATCCGTGTGAATTTGCGGTAGGATTCTACGAAAGCAAGCAGCCCTTTTCCCGTGGCACTGATGGTTTGCAGTCCGTGGCTGATCTCTTCGTCTTTGTCCTCCACCATCGAGAGAAGCGTATCGCTGAGCGAAGTGATGGGAGTCACGGAGTTCATGATCTCATGAGTCAGTACTCGGGTCAGGCGAATCCATGAATCTATCTCCTTTTCGTCCAGCTCAATATTAATATCATTCAGTGCAAGGATGCGCAGATGTTCTTTGTGTACATTGATTTCTGACACGCGAATAGACAGATTGACCGTTCCCCGTTCATTGTGAAACACCACTTGCAGCTTATCTCCGGAACAACAACTTTCTATCTTCTCCATCAGTGTAGCATCTACTTTACTCAACTGGCGGACATGGGTAAATACATTCAGTCCCAAAAGCCGGAGTGCTTCTTTATTTTTCTGATAGACCGCTCCGTTATCATTGAGCACCAGCAGTCCCGTGCTGACAAAGTCAAGAATCAGTTTGTAGTACTTTTCCTGTTGGGCAGTCTCCGCTTTTACATTATATAAAATGTGGCCCACCCGATTGAGTGCCCGATTGATCTGTTTACTCTCGGGAGTACCGGACTCTTCGGGGAAACGGAAGGCACTGTCATTATTCTCCAACGCATCGATCATGAAGAGCACCTGCTTGATGTGCAGGCGATAAAGCCGGACTTGCCAGATGATACTTAAGATCAGCAGACAGGCACTGACGCTGAACCAGACATAAGACTGATGCACGCCCAAACAGATAGTCGCCAGACAGCAAATGACCGTCAGTGATACCCTGAACCAATATTGGTTGGCTACTTGTTGTAGAATCCGGTTCATAATCCGAATTTTTTCATCTTGTTATAGAGAGTCTGTCGGGTAATTCCCAGTTGCGCAGCTACTGCCGAAAGATTTCCTGCACAAGCATCCAGCGCTTTCCGTATCATTTGTACTTCCATCTCTTCCAAGGTGGAAATATTCTTCTCGGAAGTTTCTGTCTTTCGGGAGGATAACTGGAACAATTCCGCAGGGATTTGCACCCCGTCGTTAATGATGACCACCTTTTCGATTGCGTGCTCCAATTCGCGGATATTGCCGTACCAGGGATGTGCGGTAAGCTTTTCCTTCGCTGCCGGACTGAATTTCATCAGTTCCTTATCATATTGCTTGCAGAAGCGGATGATAAATCTTTCGGCAAGAGGGACAATATCTTCTTTCCGTTCCCTCAAAGGAGGGATTTCTATATGAATGGTGTTGATACGGTAGAGTAAGTCTTCCCGAAACTCTTCCCGGTCTACCATTTCCTGCAAATTCCGGTTGGTGGCGCATATCAGACGGATGTCAATAGGAATCGGAGTGTTACTTCCCACTCGCACGATACTTCTTCGTTGGATAGCCGTCAATAGTTTGGCTTGCAGGTGATAGGGGAGGTTTCCTATTTCATCCAGAAACAATGTGCTGTGATCGGCAGCCTCAAACTTTCCTGTCCGGTCGGTATGCGCATCGGTAAAAGAGCCTTTCACATGCCCGAAGAGTTCGCTTTCAAATAAAGATTCGGTGATTGCTCCCATGTCCACAGCAATCATTTCCTGTTGCCTGCGGTTGGAAAGAGCGTGAATTTCACGGGCAAGCATTTCTTTTCCTGTTCCGTTTTCACCGGTAATCAGGATATTGGCGTCTGTGGAGGCTACCTTTTCGATCAGTGTTCGGAGTTGTTGCATAGACTTGCTTTCTCCCCAATAGAGTGCCGGAGTGTTGACCGGTTCCTTTTTGTTTCCTGTCTTACGTCCTTGCTGTGCGGATGAGGCGGCAGCCTGTAGTGTTTCTACCAGTTTCTGATTATTCCAGGGCTTGACGATAAAGTCCGAAGCACCTTCTTTGATTCCCCGGATAGCGAGATCAATATCCGCATAAGCAGTAAAAAGTACGACAGGAAGCTCCCGTCGTACTTTCTTTATTTCGTGCAGCCAGAACAATCCTTCATTGCCGGTATTGATGCCCGAAGTGAAATTCATATCTAATAGTACCACTTCCGGTGTTTCCTCTCGTATCGCAGTGGTCAGTGTGACCGGTGACGACAGTGTGACGACTTTCGAAAAGTAGTTTTTTAAAAGGATTTGTACCGCTGTCAGCACCCCTTTATTATCGTCTACAATGATGATGGTTCCTGATTTACTCATGTCCGAATTGGTTTGTACGCTACAAACTTACGAAAAAGTAATTCATAATTCAAAATTCGGATTTGAATTTATAGCCATTGGAACTTTAATCCGAATGATAAACTCAGATAATCACGGGGACGGAGGTAGCTATTTGTTACACCACTGATCAGATAAAGATCGCATGTACTTATCTCGTAGAAGAAAGTCACGGACTTTGCCAGAAATCGGCGGTTAGGGTCAATATCATAGGTCAGCCGTTGTCCCATGAAAACATGGATACGCACCTTGCTTGAAAAACCATAGTATCCTTTCGGATAACGTTCCGGTTCGCTGACCCAGAACTGATTGCCGAATACGGTATTCAGATATAGTCCGCAGGAAAGCGGCTCGGTAGAGAATCCTTTCCCCAGGTTGATGCTCCAGGGCATATAGTTCTGTTTCAGTGTCATGGTCACTTTTGCCTTCTTGGACGAATACTTCGGGATAAATCCGAGCAACAGGTCAGTTTCCCACTGATTTCGTTTTCCGTAATCCCATCCGGTGCCGAAGGAGAGTAATCCCATATTTCCGGCATATTGTATTTTAGAGTGGGTCGGAATGATGCGTTCCCAGTTTTTGCGGAAGCGATGTACACGTCTGTCGTAGCCGGTGCGAAGAACCGGTTCGGCAATATAAGGAAGTACTGTGTCTGCTTTGACTATTGTGAATGCAGAATCACCCTCATGAAAGGCTATGATAGAATCTGCCTTAATTGCCAGTTTCAGCGAGTCGGGTTTATAGTTCCTGATAATGGTATCTGGCTTGCAAGTAGCCGAAAGCAGGCTGGGGAAGAGTAGAAGCATAGTCAGTACTCCTGCGCGGATCATATATTTAGTATTCAACCAGTTCATATTCGTATTTTTCCGGGGTTATAGTAAATACCAGATAACTGCGACTTTTCATGCAGTCGCTGACAATATAATGCACATCGTCATCAAAAAGGATTCTGTCATCGAATCCGTGATTATGGGCGGCCGTGCAGAACTGTAGTCCCGGATATTGGGTGATGTAGTACTGGAACGGCTTCGCCACATTATCATTGAACACATCTGCAAAAGGATGTGCATGCATGCTGACTACGGTTTTTTCAAACTCATCCGCCCTGTCCGTCAGTTCCTGTTCCATAAAACCGAAATTGGGAATAGGCTCCGAATAATCATATTCCAGCGCATTGGTATTAAGGCAGACGAATTTCACATTGCCCGCAATGAATGAGAAGTTGGTAGGTCCGAAAACAGCCTGATAAGTTTCTGCTCCGGTACCCAGACAGTCATGATTCCCGATAAGGACGACATAAGGCACTTTCAGTCCGTTCATGATGTCCCGCTGCCAAAGAAACTCTTTGGTCAGCCCGAAGTCACTCATATCTCCTCCGTGAATGACGAAATCGATATCATCTCTCTTATTGACCTCTTTTACAAAGTCTTCTGTCTCATCATACCATCGCTGCGAATCGCCCATCGTGATAAAACGGATGGTTGTCTTTCCTTTGCACTTAGCTTCTATTTGTTCAATGTTATGAGCATTTACGTCTGTCTCTCCACTGATACGTACATCGTAGGGGTGGTAGTCTATCAGATCGCATCCGGCCAGAAGCAGGCAGACCAGGAGAGTGTATAAATTCTTGTTTACCATAAATAGAATAATTTATTTAATTGAAAACTTGATGCGAAGATAGAGTTTTCAGTTGAGATATGGGCGATTGCTTGGGCGAAATAAGAAAAATGGAACAATAAATAGGCATTAATGCATACTTTCCACTGAGAAAAGAAATACGATTGTCTTTGTCTAATAATTAGACGCATGTGTCTAATTATTAGACAGTAGATGATAGGACAGATAACTATAAATGATTGAGAATGAGTATTCTCACTATTGTGGCACGTTATCTGCACTGCATCATAAAAAAAACAGGAATATATTATATAATCATGAGACAAATCTATTATGTCATTCGAACTTTGCTGCGGGGGCGTAGTTCCAATGTTGTCAAGGTCATTTCTTTAGGGCTTGGGCTGACAATGAGTATTTTATTATTTGCCCGCGTGGCTTTTGAGCAGAGCTTTGATAAATGCTTTAAGGATTATGAAAACTTATATCAAGTCTTTTCCATCTTTACGATGAATGGCGAACAACTCGAACCGCAGGATCAAAATTGCGGACCGGTAGCGGGTGCAATTCTTGAAAACTTTCCCAAAGAAGTGGAGGCGGCTACCAGTTACTGCCTTTGGGTGAATGATCCTCTCTATCATGGTAGTGTCCGTTTTGAAGTCAGAAAGCTGGCGGCAGATTCCCTCTTTTTCCAGACGATGGGAATCGAGGTCTTAAGCGGAACTCCGGTGAAAGATTTAGCCCAAAAAGATGTAGTTTACCTGAGTGACCGTTTGGCACGAAAGATGTTCGACACAGAGAATCCGATAGGCAAGGTTATCTCATACAGTAAGGAGATAGAACTTACGGTAAAAGGCACCTATGCTGATATACCGGAGAATGCGACGGTAAGGCCTGAAGCGGTGATTTCTCTGCCGTCGATATGGAGCCGCAAATGGGGAAATTACTCATGGAGAGGCGGCGACAGCTGGCTGGCGTTCATCCGTTTTCGTCCCGGAGCCGATAAGTCGGTAGTGAATGCCCGGATAGACGCAATGATACAGAAGTATCGTCCTGCGGAAGATCAAAAAGTGGTTGGATATACCGCTTTTGTAAAGCCCATCCGTGATGTATACCGTGACAATAAAGATGTAAGGCGGATGCGGAACATCATGACTATTCTGGGTATTACTATTCTTTTCATCGCTTCATTGAATTATGTGTTGATTTCTGTTTCATCACTTTCCTATCGGGCGAAAGCGGTCGGTGTGCATAAATGCAATGGGGCAGGAAACATGACCATATTGAGTATGTTTCTTTGGGAAACAGCGATTATCATTCTGTTTGCCCTGATCCTGATGGGATTGATCTTATTGAATTTTCAGGATTTCTTTGAAGATACGGCAGCTGTCAAGTTAAGCGCTTTGTTCAGCTTGGATCGTATTTGGGTACCTTTATTAACGGTGGCTGTACTTTTCGTTGTGGGTGGGGTATTGCCGGGACGACTGTTTGCAAGGATACCCGTTACTCAGGTATTCCGCCGATACACGGAAGGTAAAAAGGGCTGGAAACGACCGTTGCTGTTTATCCAGTTTGCCGGTGTAGCATTTATTTGCGGACTGATGTATGTGGTGATGATGCAATATTATTATATCTTGAATAAAGATTTGGGTTATAATCCAAAGCGTGTAGTGGTGGCCAATGCCAGCTTCGGTGAGGAAGAAAAAGGAAATTATGCCTTGAATGTTTTCCGGAATATGCCTTATGTGGAATCCGTGTCCAGTGCCACTTATCATCCTGTCTACGGATATAGTGGAACGATTATTAATGATGAAAGCGGACAGTCACTATTTTCATCCCGTTATTGCAGTGTTCCGGATGATTATCCGAAGATGATGGGGATGGTTCTGAAAGAGGGACGTATGCCCCGTGGTGACGATGAGACAGTCGTCAATGAGACTTTTGCCGAGTGGATGCATTGGGGAAACAATATACTGAATCGTACGGTTTATAATTCGGGATACGTATGTAAGGTAGTGGGCGTGATGAAAGATTATCGCATCGGAAGTTTTACCAGCCCGCAACAACCGTTGCTGCTTATGCACACCAAGAGGTTTGGTGATTGTATCCATGTCCGGTTGAAAGAACCTTTTGCCGAGAATCTTCTCAAACTGAATAAGGAGATGGAGAGTGCATTTCCTGATAAGACTATCGAATTTCGGTCGATGCAACAGATGATCAAAGAGAATTATAACTCTGTTCGTGTTTTCAGTAATGCTACGATGCTGGCGGCAATAACAATGTTTTTTGTGATGTTGATGGGATTGATAGGCTACACTACGGATGAGGTCCGCCGTCGTTCCAAGGAGATAGCCATACGCAAGGTGAATGGTTCTGAAGCAACCGGAATCTTGGAACTGCTGGTGAAAGATGTGCTTTATGTAGCTGTTGTTGCAGTTTTAATCGGAGTGGTAGCAGCATGGTACGTCAATGGTATGTGGATGGATTTGTTTGCCGAACATGTTCCGCTCAGTTGGGCTGCCTATCTTCTGATAGCAATTGCAAATCTGGCAGTCATTGTGGCATGTGTACTTTGGAAATCATGGAAGATTGCCAATGAAAACCCGGTCAATAGTATAAAGAGCGAATAAAGAAGAAATAAAAAGTATAACAACATAATAAATGAACAAGATGATACAGATTGAAAACATTAGTAAAGTATTCCGTACTACCGAAGTAGAGACAGTCGCATTAAATCACGTGAACCTTGAAGTAAAGGAAGGAGAGTTTGTTGCCATTATGGGACCTTCGGGCTGTGGCAAGTCCACCTTACTGAATATTCTTGGTTTATTGGATAACCCAACCGAAGGTTCTTACCGATTATTGGGAGAAGAAGTTGCCGGACTGAAAGAAAAGGAACGTACCGGCGTCCGCAAAGGCAAACTGGGCTTTGTATTTCAGAGTTTTAACCTGATAGACGAACTGAATGTCTTTGAGAATGTAGAACTTCCGCTGACCTATCTTGGTATCAAATCTTCCGAACGCCGCCGCATGGTAGAAGACATCTTGAAAAGGATGAATATCAGCCACCGTGCCAAACACTTCCCGCAACAACTTTCCGGCGGTCAGCAACAACGTGTGGCAATTGCCCGTGCGGTAGTGACTAATCCAAAGCTTATCCTTGCCGATGAGCCTACCGGTAATCTGGACTCCAAGAATGGCGCGGAAGTAATGAACCTGCTGACAGAACTGAACAAGGAGGGAACCACCATTATCATGGTAACGCACTCACAGCACGATGCGAGTTTCGCACATCGTACCGTACATCTGTTTGACGGTAGTGTAGTGGCAAGTGTAACGGCATAAACCGGAACGACAATGAGACAAATCTATTATAGCATCCGAACCTTACTGCGCGAACGCGGCACAAATATCATCAGGGTAATTTCTCTTTCGCTGGGACTTACTATTGGTATTTTGCTCTTTTCGCAGATTGCGTTTGAATTGAGTTATGAACGTTGCTATCCGGAACCGGAACGACTGGCTATTGCACGTTGCCTGACCACTAACCTTAGCACGGGGGAGACAATGGGAGACGACGGCAACAATTATGATTACACACTTTTTGATGTGGTTGCATCTACTTTGGCGCAGGATATGCCCGAAGAAATAGAGTTTGCCAGTTGTGTCCTCACCGGACAAGGGATGAGTATATATTACGAAGACAAATTATTATCGGACGTTAACTATATATACGCTGATACTTGTTTCTTCCAGACTTTTGGTATCCCTGTCTTAAAAGGGAACCCGAAAGATATGATCATGCCGGGAAGTGTGTTTGTGTCAGAGCATTTTGCCCGTGAAACGTTTGGAGATGCGGACCCTATCGGTAAAATTCTTAAAGCAGACAGGCAAAATGATTTTACTATTCGTGGTGTATACAAGGATATGCCGGAGAATACGGTGCTCACTCACGACTTTGTTGTCTCCATCCATCGGGATGGAGGATATCAGGGAGGATATGGCTGGAAGGGAAATGATGTCTTTTACACGTTTCTTCGCCTGCGTAATGCTGCGGATATTGACAAGGTGAATGACAACATCCAACGGGTAATCGAAAAATACACTCCTGCCCAGTATGATGACTGGAAAATGAATTTCAGTGTCATCCCATTGGTGAAGTATCATTTGATATCTTCCGATGTGCAGAAGCGTTTGATCATATATGGCTTTCTGGGATTCGCTATCTTCTTTGTGGCCATCATGAATTATATGCTGATATCTATTGCCACCCTAAGCCGTCGTGCCAAAGGAGTAGGAGTACATAAATGCAGTGGTGCCAGTTCCGGAAATATCTTCGGCATGTTTTTGGCAGAAACAGGAATCCTTGTTATCTTTTCCGTACTTCTTAGTCTTCT
This sequence is a window from Bacteroides thetaiotaomicron VPI-5482. Protein-coding genes within it:
- a CDS encoding uracil-xanthine permease family protein, with product MDSNNLTPLRKGVVGVQFLFVAFGATVLVPLLVGLDPSTALFTAGIGTLIFHAVTRGKVPIFLGSSFAFIAPIIKATELYGLAGTLSGMVGVALVYFVMSALVKWQGVRVIERLFPPVVIGPVIILIGLSLAGTGVNMAKENWVLALLSLVTAVVVSMKAKGLLKLIPIFCGIIVGYLAAWLFYDLDLSGVRDAAWIGLPQFVFPKFSWEPILFMIPVAIAPVIEHIGDVYVVNTVTGKDFVKDPGLHRTLLGDGLACCFAGLVGGPPVTTYSEVTGAMSLTKITNPQVIRIAAISAILFSVVGKISALLKSIPSAVLGGIMLLLFGTIACAGIGNLVNNCIDLSRTRNIIIVSLTLTVGIGGAVLTWGDFSLSGIGLAALVGVLLNLILPKDD
- the hcp gene encoding hydroxylamine reductase — translated: MSMFCYQCQETAMGTGCTLKGVCGKTSEVANLQDLLLFVVRGIAVYNEHLRREGHPSEEADKFIYDALFITITNANFDKAAIIRKIKEGLQLKNELASKVTIANAPDECLWDGNEDEFEEKARTVGVLRTPDEDIRSLKELVHYGLKGMAAYVEHAHNLGYQSPEIFAFMQSALAELTRNDITMEELVQLTLATGKHGVSAMAQLDAANTNSYGNPEISEVNLGVRNNPGILISGHDLKDLEELLEQTEGTGIDIYTHSEMLPAHYYPQLKKYKHLAGNYGNAWWKQKEEFESFNGPILFTSNCIVPPRANASYKDRIYITGACGLEGAHYIPERKDGKPKDFSALIAHAKQCQPPTAIESGTLIGGFAHAQVVALADKVVEAVKSGAIRKFFVMAGCDGRMKSREYYTEFAEKLPKDTVILTAGCAKYRYNKLALGDINGIPRVLDAGQCNDSYSLAVIALKLKEVFGLDDVNKLPIVYNIAWYEQKAVIVLLALLALGVKNIHLGPTLPAFLSPNVKNVLIEQFGIGGISTADEDIMKFLS
- a CDS encoding Crp/Fnr family transcriptional regulator, with the protein product MTPALTNNPLFRGITPEKLSANLEEISFHTRSYRKGEILARQGDVCNRLVILTKGSVRGEMIDYSGRLIKVEDIAAPRALAPLFLFGEENRFPVEVTANEPTEVIEIPKASVLELFRRNEQFLENYMNLSANYARTLSDKLFFMSFKTIRQKIASYLLRLYKQQQQLQITLDRSQQELSDYFGVSRPSLARELSHMQEDGMIIADRKQITILQKEWLIRLIQ
- a CDS encoding sensor histidine kinase, whose product is MNRILQQVANQYWFRVSLTVICCLATICLGVHQSYVWFSVSACLLILSIIWQVRLYRLHIKQVLFMIDALENNDSAFRFPEESGTPESKQINRALNRVGHILYNVKAETAQQEKYYKLILDFVSTGLLVLNDNGAVYQKNKEALRLLGLNVFTHVRQLSKVDATLMEKIESCCSGDKLQVVFHNERGTVNLSIRVSEINVHKEHLRILALNDINIELDEKEIDSWIRLTRVLTHEIMNSVTPITSLSDTLLSMVEDKDEEISHGLQTISATGKGLLAFVESYRKFTRIPTPEPSLFYLKAFIERMVELARHQNPCDHITFHTKIDPADLILHADENLISQVVINLLKNAIQAIGDQPDGQIDIQVYCNETEEVLIEIKNNGPVIPPEIVEHIFIPFFTTKEGGSGIGLSISRQIMRLSGGSLTLLPDNKETKFILKFK
- a CDS encoding sigma-54-dependent transcriptional regulator; protein product: MSKSGTIIIVDDNKGVLTAVQILLKNYFSKVVTLSSPVTLTTAIREETPEVVLLDMNFTSGINTGNEGLFWLHEIKKVRRELPVVLFTAYADIDLAIRGIKEGASDFIVKPWNNQKLVETLQAAASSAQQGRKTGNKKEPVNTPALYWGESKSMQQLRTLIEKVASTDANILITGENGTGKEMLAREIHALSNRRQQEMIAVDMGAITESLFESELFGHVKGSFTDAHTDRTGKFEAADHSTLFLDEIGNLPYHLQAKLLTAIQRRSIVRVGSNTPIPIDIRLICATNRNLQEMVDREEFREDLLYRINTIHIEIPPLRERKEDIVPLAERFIIRFCKQYDKELMKFSPAAKEKLTAHPWYGNIRELEHAIEKVVIINDGVQIPAELFQLSSRKTETSEKNISTLEEMEVQMIRKALDACAGNLSAVAAQLGITRQTLYNKMKKFGL
- a CDS encoding metallophosphoesterase family protein, which encodes MVNKNLYTLLVCLLLAGCDLIDYHPYDVRISGETDVNAHNIEQIEAKCKGKTTIRFITMGDSQRWYDETEDFVKEVNKRDDIDFVIHGGDMSDFGLTKEFLWQRDIMNGLKVPYVVLIGNHDCLGTGAETYQAVFGPTNFSFIAGNVKFVCLNTNALEYDYSEPIPNFGFMEQELTDRADEFEKTVVSMHAHPFADVFNDNVAKPFQYYITQYPGLQFCTAAHNHGFDDRILFDDDVHYIVSDCMKSRSYLVFTITPEKYEYELVEY
- a CDS encoding ABC transporter permease, whose protein sequence is MRQIYYVIRTLLRGRSSNVVKVISLGLGLTMSILLFARVAFEQSFDKCFKDYENLYQVFSIFTMNGEQLEPQDQNCGPVAGAILENFPKEVEAATSYCLWVNDPLYHGSVRFEVRKLAADSLFFQTMGIEVLSGTPVKDLAQKDVVYLSDRLARKMFDTENPIGKVISYSKEIELTVKGTYADIPENATVRPEAVISLPSIWSRKWGNYSWRGGDSWLAFIRFRPGADKSVVNARIDAMIQKYRPAEDQKVVGYTAFVKPIRDVYRDNKDVRRMRNIMTILGITILFIASLNYVLISVSSLSYRAKAVGVHKCNGAGNMTILSMFLWETAIIILFALILMGLILLNFQDFFEDTAAVKLSALFSLDRIWVPLLTVAVLFVVGGVLPGRLFARIPVTQVFRRYTEGKKGWKRPLLFIQFAGVAFICGLMYVVMMQYYYILNKDLGYNPKRVVVANASFGEEEKGNYALNVFRNMPYVESVSSATYHPVYGYSGTIINDESGQSLFSSRYCSVPDDYPKMMGMVLKEGRMPRGDDETVVNETFAEWMHWGNNILNRTVYNSGYVCKVVGVMKDYRIGSFTSPQQPLLLMHTKRFGDCIHVRLKEPFAENLLKLNKEMESAFPDKTIEFRSMQQMIKENYNSVRVFSNATMLAAITMFFVMLMGLIGYTTDEVRRRSKEIAIRKVNGSEATGILELLVKDVLYVAVVAVLIGVVAAWYVNGMWMDLFAEHVPLSWAAYLLIAIANLAVIVACVLWKSWKIANENPVNSIKSE
- a CDS encoding ABC transporter ATP-binding protein, whose translation is MIQIENISKVFRTTEVETVALNHVNLEVKEGEFVAIMGPSGCGKSTLLNILGLLDNPTEGSYRLLGEEVAGLKEKERTGVRKGKLGFVFQSFNLIDELNVFENVELPLTYLGIKSSERRRMVEDILKRMNISHRAKHFPQQLSGGQQQRVAIARAVVTNPKLILADEPTGNLDSKNGAEVMNLLTELNKEGTTIIMVTHSQHDASFAHRTVHLFDGSVVASVTA